One region of Wyeomyia smithii strain HCP4-BCI-WySm-NY-G18 chromosome 3, ASM2978416v1, whole genome shotgun sequence genomic DNA includes:
- the LOC129728706 gene encoding uncharacterized protein LOC129728706, whose amino-acid sequence MLWKSIEDELRFSTSFRKEIASLIDSEARPTERQIQKCVMSLFEPLGLLASFLVHSKIMMQEVWRTEIQWDKRVNDHIYDRWKKWIALFRLVQEVHIRRCFFMNATTSVYDTLQVHVFVDANEDAYSAVVYFRVEMPDGTVQGTLVTAKTKVAPIRHATVP is encoded by the coding sequence ATGCTCTGGAAGTCTATAGAAGATGAACTACGTTTTTCGACATCATTTCGGAAAGAAATTGCTTCGCTTATCGATTCGGAAGCGAGACCAACGGAACGGCAGATTCAAAAATGCGTCATGAGCCTATTTGAACCACTCGGACTACTGGCATCATTCCTGGTTCACAGTAAGATCATGATGCAAGAAGTGTGGCGAACAGAGATCCAGTGGGATAAGCGAGTTAACGATCACATATACGATCGATGGAAGAAATGGATCGCACTATTTCGCCTCGTTCAGGAGGTCCACATTCGACGCTGTTTTTTCATGAACGCAACCACCAGCGTTTACGACACTTTACAGGTCCATGTGTTTGTCGATGCAAACGAGGATGCATATTCCGCTGTGGTATACTTCCGTGTTGAGATGCCGGATGGAACCGTTCAGGGCACGCTGGTAACTGCGAAAACGAAGGTTGCACCTATTCGGCATGCCACCGTACCTTGA